A stretch of DNA from Mucilaginibacter daejeonensis:
GTAACTTTCCGGGCGTAACGGTAGACCGTAAGACAGGTCATTGCAGCTTGCCCGACGGCCGACGCGCCGAGATCATCGACCTTCCAGGCACTTACAGCCTTTATCCTAAAAGCCGTGATGAAGCCATCGTATTTTCGGTACTGGCCGATCAAGTGAACGATCAGCGTCCCGACCTGATAGTGGTCATTCTCGACGCTTCCAATCTTAAACGTAATCTTTTACTATATACCCAGGTAGCCGACCTGAAGATCCCGGTCATCATTGCACTTAACATGATGGACCTGGCCAAAAAGGACGGCATCACCATCGATATCGATGCACTGTCTAAGAAGTTAGGGGTGATGATCGTCCCGATATCGGCCCGCCGCAACGAGGGTATCGATAAGCTTAAACAAAGTATCGTCAATGCCAACAAGTTTGCCCTGCAACAAGATAGTGTTGATACAAGGTCCATAGCCCCCGAACTGGTGGACGCCATTAGCGAGGAGCTGGCTATCGATAACCCGTACTTTGCCCTCCAACTTGCACATCAGCACGAGACCTTGAGCTACCTAACCCCAGCTCAAAGCGATCGCATAGAGGAACTGGAGAAGATACACGGCTTCCACTCGCAAAAGGCCCAGGCCAGCGAGACCATTGCCCGCTACAACTACATTAACGACCTACTGTACGATACCGTTAAAAAGGCAGAAAGCGCCGAGGAGGAGACCGCCAGCAACCGTATAGACCGTATACTGACGCACCGCGTTTTCGGCTTCCTGATCTTTTTCAGTATCTTGTTGTTCATGTTCCAGGCCATATTTGCCTGGTCGAGCTACCCGATGGACCTGATCGAGAAACTTTTTGTTTGGATGCAGGGCGGCGTGCATGACCTTTTACCTCCCGGACCATTGACCGACCTGCTGGCCGACGGCGTTATTGCCGGATTGAGTGGCGTATTAGTATTTATCCCACAGATCGCCATCCTGTTCGCATTCATCGCTATTTTAGAAGATACCGGCTACATGGCCCGCGTTACGTTCATGATGGATAAGATCATGCGTAAGGTTGGGTTGAACGGTAAATCGGTAGTGCCGCTTATCGGTGGTTTTGCCTGCGCCGTACCCTCGATCATGAGTACCCGCACCATCGAGAACTGGAAGGACCGTATGATCACCATTATGGTCACTCCACTGATCAGCTGCTCGGCACGTTTGCCGGTGTACACGCTGCTGATCGCCCTGGTGGTGCCCAACCGCAATGTTTGGTGGATCTTTAACCTGCCGGGTCTGGCGCTAACTTTCATGTATGTGCTCAGTATGGTGTCGGCCATTGTGGTGGCCTGGGTAATGAAGCACATTTTAAAGGCGCGCGAGCGTGGCTACTTCATTATGGAACTGCCCGTTTACCGTATGCCCCGCTGGAGCAATGTGGCCCTTACCATGTACGATCGCTCGAAGACCTTTGTGATCGAGGCGGGTAAGGTGATCATCGCCGTGTCTATCATTTTATGGGTGCTGGCCTCTTACGGCCCGGGCGACAACTTTGCGCAAATAGAAAAGAAGTACAGCGAGTCCAAATACGGACAGACCATGAAGCCCAGCGAGATAGAACACGCCAAGGCCTCTGAAAAACTGGAAAGCTCATATGCTGGCTACCTCGGCCATTTCATTGAGCCGGTGATCAAGCCACTGGGTTACGATTGGAAGATCGGCATTGCGATCATCACCTCCTTTGCCGCACGCGAAGTGTTTGTAGGCACCATGGCCACTATTTATAGTGTGGATGGTGATACGGAAGAGATACAGCCGGTTAAAGCCAAACTGGCCAACGCCCGCAACGCCGAGACCGGTCAGTTGACCTTCACGCTTGCTTCCTCCTTCTCGCTCATGATGTTCTATGCCTTTGCCATGCAGTGCGCCAGCACCGTGGCCGTAGTATACCGCGAGACCAAAGACTGGCGCTGGCCCGCCGTACAGTTCCTGTACATGACGGTGCTGGCTTACGGCATCAGTTTTCTCACCTATCAGTTGTTGAAATAGCGATCGGCTTTTACTTATATTTGAGTAGGAGTAAGATGTGGATAAAGTAAAGGTACTGGAGCGTTACCTGCCTCAGGGCGCTGCACCGCTGATCGGTAAGTGGATCGATCATTTTCAATGTGAGTTCAAAATATCGCGAAGCCGTAACAGCAAGTTCGGCGATTATCGCCCGCCCTTCGGTGGCAAAGGGCATCGTATTTCAGTGAATCACAACCTGAATCCATACGCCTTCCTGGTGACCACTGTGCACGAGTTCGCTCACCTGCACACTTGGAACCAACATAAGCACCTGATCAAACCTCACGGCGCCGAATGGAAGGCAAATTTCAAGCGCATGATGCAGCCTTTCTTTGAGAAACAGGTCTTTCCGGCCGATGTGACCTTCGCGATAAATAGCTACCTCAACAACCCGGGTGCCTCCAGTTGTTCTGACCTCAATTTGTACCGTACCCTGCGCAAGTACGACCCGAACAACGCATCAGCCACCACAGTAGAGAAAATACCATTAAAGGCTGTATTTAAGATCAAAGATGGAAGGGTGTTCCGTAAAGAAGAGCAACTGCGCAAACGCTTCCGCTGCATCGAGGTGGCCACCAAACGCATCTACCTGTTCAGCCCCGTAGCCGAGGTGGAATTGGTGGAAGTAGCTTGACGACGCTTATATATCCAACCCTGAAGCCGTGAATAACACATCCAGTTTACTTTCGTCGAATTGAGGTTTCAGGGCATATTTTAATTGCACTAAGCCGGTTTCGTAGCTTTGTGTTTCGGTAAGCAGGAGTTCCACTTTGTCTTTGATATCGTTGAATAACGGCTTACCGCCGCCCAGTATCAACGGATGTACAGAAAGGGTCAAGTTAGAGACCAAGCCTTTGTTCACAAAGGTCGTGGTGAGGCCCGAACCTCCGAACAACCAGATGTCCTGACCTTCTTCTTCCAATATCTGCTTCACCTTAGTATCGAACTCGGCCGAGCGAACGACCTCTATAGCCGGGCTATCTACGGATCCCACAGTATCAGAAAAAAGGTATATCTTTTGAATGGCCGGGAAGTATTCTGCTTCATGACCGGCGATCAGTTCCCAACTTTTGCGGCCAATGAACATCGTATCCACGTGGCCGAAAAGCTCGGTCATGCCGTAGTCCTGATCGGTAAAGCACCAGTCGTATTCGCCGTTAGGGCCCTCGATAAAGCCATCCAGCGATACGGCCACATTCAGTATTACTTTTCTCATTGGTCTTTAGCTTTTTGTTCGTCAGCCCAGCGCTGCGCAAAGGAGCGTTCGGCCACATTTGGCATCTCGCGGTATTTGCCCCATGCATTTTTAAACAGGGTGCGTAGTGCCAGGTTCTTGATCTTACCGCCAAAAAAGTCGGTGAGCTTGCGGCTTTCCATAGCTTTTTTCCAGATCTGCCAACCCCATTTCTCGGGTTTGGTCACGATGTTCTCTTTCACAGCATCACGGCGGTTCAGCAGCAACATCTTATGTATATCGATCTTTACCGGACAAACCTCGGTGCAGCGCCCGCATAAACTGGATGCATAGCTCAAGTGCTTGAACTCTTCCATTCCCTTCATGTGCGGGGTGATCACCGAACCAATAGGGCCGCTGTAAGTAGTGTTGTACGTATAGCCGCCCACGTTCTGATAGATCGGGCAGGCGTTCAGGCAAGCACCACAGCGAATGCAATACAGACCCTGTCGCTGATCTTTTTGGGCCAGCAGGTCGGTACGGCCATTGTCAAGCAGTATCACATACATCTCCTCCGGTCCATCGGTCTCGCCGGGTTGTCGCGGACCGGTGAGGATAGAATTGTATACCGTCAGGTTCTGCCCTGTTCCATGGGTGGACAGTAACGGCCAGAACAGGTCAAGGTCGGCTATGCTTGGTATCATTTTCTCAATGCCCACCACCGCGATGTGTATCTTAGGGAATGTGGTACTCAAGCGGGTGTTACCTTCATTTTCGCTCAAAGCGATGCTGCCCGTGTCGGCAATGAGGAAATTAGCACCAGTGATGCCTACATCGGCTTGCAGATATTTATCACGCAGGAGTTCCCGCGCTTTCAAGGTCAGTTGTTCGGGAGTGGCATCTATTGGGGTACCGAACTTTTCGTTGAACAGTTTGGCTATATCCTCTTTAGAGAGGTGCATGGCCGGGGTAACGATATGGTAAGGCTTTTGGCCCAACAACTGTACGATGTACTCGCCCAGGTCGGTCTCTAACGATTCAATATTATTTTGCTCCAGGAACTCGTTAAGGTGTATCTCCTCGGTGGCCATGGTCTTGGATTTGACCACACGTTTGGCCCCTGCCGTTTCCAGGATCTGCAGGATCTCTTGCTGGGCTTCTTCCACATCATTGGCCCAGATCACCTTGCCACCTCTGCGCTGAAAATTAGCCTCAAATTCGGGCAAGTACTTATCAAGGTTCTCAATGGTGCGCCACTTAATGGTATGTGCCTTGTTACGGGCTGTGGCCAGGTTCACTAAACGTGCGGTACCACGTGCGACCGACGTATGGTAGCGCCCCATATTGAAATTGATGATGCGGCGATGATCACGATCGAACACCTTCTCCTCTGCATCGGTCAAAAATTTCTCGGCCGTATTTCCCATGTATGCGAAAGTAATATATTTTCCTATGGGTTCATAACATTGACCGGCACAACGGAATGGCGGAAGTAGCGTGGAACAACTCATGTGGTTCATCACTAACGAAAAAGCACCGTTGAAGTTTCCCTCAACGGTGCTTTTATATGATCATCTGTCAGTGATAATTATCGTGTGGCCGGCATGTCGTTCTTCACGTCCACCACGGGGCGCTCGTTACGGTTAGCCAGTTCCCAACCGGTATAGAATACCAATTGAGCACGTTTTACCATCAACGGGAAATCGATCTTATCTACCTCATCGCTCACACGGTGATAATCCTCATGCACACCATCAAAGTAGAACACGATAGGCACATCATGCTTAGCAAAGTTGTAGTGATCTGAGCGGTAATAGATACGCTCAGGATCGTTAGGATCATTGTATTTGTAGTCG
This window harbors:
- a CDS encoding SprT-like domain-containing protein, with the translated sequence MDKVKVLERYLPQGAAPLIGKWIDHFQCEFKISRSRNSKFGDYRPPFGGKGHRISVNHNLNPYAFLVTTVHEFAHLHTWNQHKHLIKPHGAEWKANFKRMMQPFFEKQVFPADVTFAINSYLNNPGASSCSDLNLYRTLRKYDPNNASATTVEKIPLKAVFKIKDGRVFRKEEQLRKRFRCIEVATKRIYLFSPVAEVELVEVA
- a CDS encoding LutB/LldF family L-lactate oxidation iron-sulfur protein gives rise to the protein MGNTAEKFLTDAEEKVFDRDHRRIINFNMGRYHTSVARGTARLVNLATARNKAHTIKWRTIENLDKYLPEFEANFQRRGGKVIWANDVEEAQQEILQILETAGAKRVVKSKTMATEEIHLNEFLEQNNIESLETDLGEYIVQLLGQKPYHIVTPAMHLSKEDIAKLFNEKFGTPIDATPEQLTLKARELLRDKYLQADVGITGANFLIADTGSIALSENEGNTRLSTTFPKIHIAVVGIEKMIPSIADLDLFWPLLSTHGTGQNLTVYNSILTGPRQPGETDGPEEMYVILLDNGRTDLLAQKDQRQGLYCIRCGACLNACPIYQNVGGYTYNTTYSGPIGSVITPHMKGMEEFKHLSYASSLCGRCTEVCPVKIDIHKMLLLNRRDAVKENIVTKPEKWGWQIWKKAMESRKLTDFFGGKIKNLALRTLFKNAWGKYREMPNVAERSFAQRWADEQKAKDQ
- the feoB gene encoding ferrous iron transport protein B; translation: MKDEIKVALVGNPNTGKSTLFNVLTGLNQKIGNFPGVTVDRKTGHCSLPDGRRAEIIDLPGTYSLYPKSRDEAIVFSVLADQVNDQRPDLIVVILDASNLKRNLLLYTQVADLKIPVIIALNMMDLAKKDGITIDIDALSKKLGVMIVPISARRNEGIDKLKQSIVNANKFALQQDSVDTRSIAPELVDAISEELAIDNPYFALQLAHQHETLSYLTPAQSDRIEELEKIHGFHSQKAQASETIARYNYINDLLYDTVKKAESAEEETASNRIDRILTHRVFGFLIFFSILLFMFQAIFAWSSYPMDLIEKLFVWMQGGVHDLLPPGPLTDLLADGVIAGLSGVLVFIPQIAILFAFIAILEDTGYMARVTFMMDKIMRKVGLNGKSVVPLIGGFACAVPSIMSTRTIENWKDRMITIMVTPLISCSARLPVYTLLIALVVPNRNVWWIFNLPGLALTFMYVLSMVSAIVVAWVMKHILKARERGYFIMELPVYRMPRWSNVALTMYDRSKTFVIEAGKVIIAVSIILWVLASYGPGDNFAQIEKKYSESKYGQTMKPSEIEHAKASEKLESSYAGYLGHFIEPVIKPLGYDWKIGIAIITSFAAREVFVGTMATIYSVDGDTEEIQPVKAKLANARNAETGQLTFTLASSFSLMMFYAFAMQCASTVAVVYRETKDWRWPAVQFLYMTVLAYGISFLTYQLLK
- a CDS encoding dihydrofolate reductase family protein, yielding MRKVILNVAVSLDGFIEGPNGEYDWCFTDQDYGMTELFGHVDTMFIGRKSWELIAGHEAEYFPAIQKIYLFSDTVGSVDSPAIEVVRSAEFDTKVKQILEEEGQDIWLFGGSGLTTTFVNKGLVSNLTLSVHPLILGGGKPLFNDIKDKVELLLTETQSYETGLVQLKYALKPQFDESKLDVLFTASGLDI